The Nitratidesulfovibrio sp. genome window below encodes:
- a CDS encoding glycosyltransferase, whose amino-acid sequence MFPFPGTPDRMPHFTNTIMNIPTMHTRPVVFRLTNSLHYGGVASRLRAVLPLLLDEFEMHVVTYRTPGAFAQELADKGVRVHHLPIPTKWSPTGIVRLARLLRGHGVSVLHNHSFSANVTGALAGALAGTPVRIGQIHTLKSHWYDNPAHRAKQRIEEMLIHSALSTRVLHVSRESRDYFAAQMPLAAPKFEVLHNGVDFSALAPRKNARQLRAELGIPARARVIGNVGRITGCKRLDMLLSMAARALALDPDMVFVIVGGEAGHADGLRRQAAELGIADKVIFPGETPYPGDYYNIFDAFLFTSPPGSEGMPGAVLEAASFGMPIVAIRTDTLEEMAEWYDGFRFITEGCDPAHELAAALAAPRPDPARLRAHFSIQAMADRTRALYHRLLQHPTPRT is encoded by the coding sequence GTGTTCCCCTTCCCCGGCACACCGGACCGCATGCCCCACTTCACCAACACCATCATGAACATTCCGACCATGCACACGCGCCCCGTCGTCTTCCGCCTCACCAACAGCCTGCACTACGGCGGCGTTGCCTCACGCCTGCGGGCCGTGCTGCCCCTGCTGCTCGACGAATTCGAGATGCATGTGGTCACCTACCGCACGCCGGGGGCCTTCGCGCAGGAACTGGCCGACAAGGGCGTGCGGGTGCACCATCTGCCCATACCCACCAAATGGAGTCCCACGGGCATCGTCCGACTGGCGCGACTGCTGCGCGGGCACGGCGTTTCAGTGCTGCACAACCACTCCTTTTCCGCCAACGTCACCGGGGCACTGGCCGGGGCGCTGGCGGGCACGCCCGTTCGCATCGGGCAAATCCACACCCTGAAGAGCCACTGGTACGATAATCCCGCCCACCGCGCCAAACAGCGCATCGAAGAGATGCTCATCCACAGCGCCCTGTCCACAAGGGTGCTGCATGTCTCCCGCGAGAGCCGCGACTACTTTGCGGCCCAGATGCCCCTTGCGGCCCCCAAGTTCGAGGTACTGCACAACGGGGTGGACTTTTCGGCGTTGGCCCCGCGCAAGAACGCCCGGCAACTGCGGGCCGAGCTGGGCATCCCCGCACGGGCACGAGTCATCGGCAACGTGGGACGCATCACCGGCTGCAAACGGCTGGACATGCTGCTGTCCATGGCCGCCAGAGCCTTGGCCCTGGACCCGGACATGGTCTTCGTCATCGTGGGGGGAGAGGCGGGCCATGCCGATGGTCTGCGTCGCCAGGCAGCCGAGTTGGGCATAGCCGACAAGGTCATCTTTCCCGGCGAAACCCCGTACCCCGGCGACTACTACAACATATTCGACGCGTTCCTCTTCACGTCTCCTCCAGGGTCCGAAGGCATGCCCGGTGCGGTGCTGGAAGCGGCCTCGTTCGGCATGCCCATCGTGGCCATCCGCACCGACACGCTGGAAGAAATGGCCGAATGGTACGACGGTTTCCGCTTCATCACCGAAGGCTGCGACCCCGCACACGAACTGGCCGCCGCACTGGCCGCCCCGCGCCCCGACCCGGCCCGGCTGCGCGCACACTTTTCCATCCAGGCCATGGCCGACCGCACCCGCGCCCTGTACCACCGCCTGTTGCAACACCCCACCCCCCGCACGTAA
- a CDS encoding DUF4956 domain-containing protein gives MVESLFDVLGSSYQALVSVTGFGSKQAADIGAGTFLLALIISLLTSQYTALLYSRFYESRGTGSLVHRSFLLLGPSITAIFICVQFSLPLSLGLLGALSIIRFRTPIKEPEEVGFIMVNIATAICCATLNIVILALFLGVITAGLVVVHSFRRGRVARRSGTAVIAYPATEREADAALLPALRDSLPELTVASISGDGERRTIIATFARSDETLVQRLTTLASGLAPSAEINVYFDHAAQ, from the coding sequence ATGGTTGAATCACTCTTCGACGTTCTCGGCAGCTCCTACCAGGCGCTGGTTTCCGTCACCGGCTTCGGCTCCAAGCAGGCGGCGGACATCGGCGCGGGCACCTTCCTGCTGGCCCTGATCATCTCCCTGCTCACCTCGCAGTACACCGCGCTGCTGTATTCGCGGTTCTACGAAAGCCGGGGCACGGGCAGCCTGGTGCACCGCAGCTTCCTGCTGCTGGGGCCGTCCATCACCGCCATCTTCATCTGCGTGCAGTTCTCGCTGCCGCTGTCGCTGGGCCTGCTGGGCGCCCTGTCCATCATCCGCTTCCGTACCCCCATCAAGGAACCGGAAGAGGTGGGCTTCATCATGGTCAACATCGCCACGGCCATCTGCTGCGCCACCCTGAACATCGTCATCCTGGCGCTGTTCCTGGGCGTGATCACCGCCGGGCTGGTGGTGGTGCACAGCTTCCGGCGCGGCCGGGTGGCCCGGCGCAGCGGCACGGCGGTCATCGCCTATCCGGCCACGGAGCGCGAGGCCGACGCGGCCCTGCTGCCCGCCCTGCGCGACAGCCTGCCGGAACTGACCGTGGCCAGCATTTCGGGCGACGGCGAACGGCGCACCATCATCGCCACCTTCGCCCGGTCCGACGAAACCCTGGTGCAGCGCCTGACCACGCTGGCCAGCGGGCTTGCCCCCAGCGCCGAAATCAATGTCTATTTCGACCACGCGGCCCAGTAG
- a CDS encoding CotH kinase family protein produces the protein MPQAPRIPRISLWAATLFVAALLCAGLLLEHTSAVRQYRFVSLDMATKKDALGSPRKRHLLAEMGLPDVHAVAPENTHHTSELVEQARRDADPALVASGWPVLAIRTDHASLYDPESGIVANPGQRGREWERPAAVVYYRDGQERLATGAGLRLHGGGSRAQGISYRLYFRKSYGEVELPADLFFPDAHGFVRRLVLRKEKTTVPGFVNMLGLDVMGLLGAQTPDYSPVVYTLNGKDMGLSLLSEHISVNPWKQKLGHDNFLLFSFNNNRGSNNNGRQEFAAMRTLSLWARYVPAPLTMRQAERRMDLRSMCAIIFGAVYLSVNDWNQGACLLDRSQPQPRWTHIVFDLDQAFQNITPGQPLEQRPGWKFAFDEDRAVRMGLFLRLWKESPEFKDYFLNYVTHALNHTLNDASRERLFARYEDMDRLAGDTLFDLALARRMLANRAEEVLEETVRDLNAPRWFTVRVDAPGAVRIDGEPGYTNYTGRYFEGQRITVTPPDEGCARLLHWEVDGARHEGRTLDLPVHSAMHIRAVCATN, from the coding sequence GTGCCCCAAGCCCCACGCATTCCCCGCATCTCACTGTGGGCGGCGACACTGTTCGTTGCCGCCCTGCTCTGCGCCGGGCTGCTGCTGGAGCACACCTCCGCCGTCCGGCAGTACCGCTTCGTGTCGCTGGACATGGCCACCAAGAAGGACGCGCTGGGCTCTCCCCGCAAGCGGCACCTGCTGGCCGAAATGGGCCTGCCCGACGTGCACGCCGTGGCCCCGGAAAACACGCACCACACCTCTGAGCTGGTGGAACAGGCCCGCCGCGATGCGGACCCCGCCCTGGTGGCCAGCGGCTGGCCGGTACTCGCCATCCGCACCGACCACGCCAGCCTGTACGACCCGGAATCCGGCATCGTCGCCAACCCCGGGCAACGGGGCAGGGAATGGGAGCGCCCGGCCGCCGTGGTCTACTATCGAGACGGGCAGGAACGCCTGGCCACCGGTGCGGGGTTGCGCCTTCACGGCGGCGGCTCGCGGGCCCAGGGCATCTCCTACCGCCTGTACTTCCGCAAGTCCTATGGAGAGGTGGAACTTCCGGCCGACCTGTTCTTTCCCGATGCCCACGGTTTCGTCCGCCGACTGGTGCTGCGCAAGGAAAAGACCACCGTTCCCGGCTTCGTCAACATGCTGGGGTTGGACGTCATGGGCCTTCTGGGCGCGCAGACGCCCGACTACTCTCCGGTGGTCTACACCCTGAACGGCAAGGACATGGGGCTGTCGCTGCTTTCGGAGCACATCTCCGTCAACCCCTGGAAGCAAAAGCTCGGGCACGACAACTTCCTGCTCTTTTCCTTCAACAACAATCGGGGTAGCAACAACAACGGTCGCCAGGAATTTGCCGCCATGCGCACCCTGTCGCTGTGGGCACGGTACGTCCCCGCGCCGCTCACCATGCGCCAGGCCGAACGCCGCATGGACCTGCGCAGCATGTGTGCCATCATTTTCGGCGCCGTATACCTGTCGGTGAACGACTGGAACCAGGGGGCCTGCCTGCTCGACAGGTCGCAGCCCCAACCGCGCTGGACGCACATCGTGTTCGACCTCGACCAGGCATTCCAGAACATCACCCCCGGCCAGCCGCTGGAACAGCGTCCCGGATGGAAGTTCGCCTTCGACGAGGACAGGGCCGTGCGCATGGGGCTGTTCCTGCGGTTGTGGAAGGAATCTCCGGAATTCAAGGACTATTTCCTGAACTACGTCACCCACGCGCTGAACCACACCCTGAACGACGCGTCGCGCGAGCGGCTGTTTGCCCGATACGAAGACATGGACCGTCTGGCTGGCGACACCCTGTTCGACCTTGCCCTGGCCCGCCGCATGCTGGCCAACCGGGCAGAGGAAGTGCTGGAGGAAACCGTGCGCGACCTGAATGCACCCCGCTGGTTCACGGTACGCGTCGATGCGCCGGGCGCGGTGCGCATCGACGGTGAGCCCGGCTACACCAACTATACCGGTCGTTATTTCGAGGGGCAGCGGATCACCGTGACCCCGCCCGACGAAGGCTGCGCCCGGCTGCTGCACTGGGAGGTGGACGGCGCCCGCCATGAAGGGCGCACGCTGGACCTGCCCGTGCACTCCGCCATGCACATCCGCGCCGTATGCGCAACGAACTGA
- a CDS encoding glycosyltransferase, with protein MKIAYLVGGLPFGGVETWLCDLAAEYRRSGLAEARIFNLSGTGDMHGRFVEQGLDVRSVGSGIRAIASHRLDTTLRLRGMLRDYAPDIIHTMHISANHHGRLAALGLGIPVVTHLHNVKREKRLHRRLSDKLLSYATTAYLAVSKAVAEVVTADHNRAGRPVQVFYNAIDPRRCDMPPLDLKAAYGVSGPVILSVGRYVRQKNLDLLIRAVRILHDQQMPASLVLVGEGVERARLEALRDSLGLDGHVVLTGFRQDVAAFFRAADIFAMPSDFEGFPIAQMEALYCGLPCVVSRHVPSLEVAAEASLVCETEPGDIAAKLLSILRDDALRARLSEAAHRVIEPLTMPRYAERLLAFYADLLAGSIR; from the coding sequence GGAAACCTGGTTGTGCGACCTTGCGGCGGAGTACCGCCGCAGCGGCCTTGCCGAGGCGCGCATCTTCAACCTGTCCGGCACCGGCGACATGCATGGCCGCTTCGTGGAACAGGGGCTCGACGTGCGGTCCGTGGGTTCCGGCATCCGCGCCATCGCCTCGCACAGGCTGGACACCACGCTGCGCCTGCGCGGCATGCTGCGCGACTACGCGCCCGACATCATCCACACCATGCACATCAGCGCCAACCACCACGGGCGCCTTGCCGCGCTGGGCCTGGGAATTCCCGTGGTCACCCACCTGCATAACGTCAAGCGCGAAAAACGGCTGCACCGCAGGCTTTCCGACAAGCTGCTCTCGTACGCCACCACCGCGTACCTCGCGGTCTCCAAGGCCGTGGCCGAAGTGGTTACCGCCGACCACAATCGCGCGGGCAGGCCAGTGCAGGTCTTCTACAACGCCATCGACCCCAGACGTTGCGACATGCCGCCGCTGGACCTGAAGGCCGCCTACGGCGTCTCGGGCCCGGTCATTCTTTCGGTGGGCCGGTACGTGCGACAGAAGAACCTGGATCTGCTCATCCGGGCCGTGCGCATCCTGCACGACCAGCAAATGCCTGCATCACTGGTGCTGGTGGGCGAAGGGGTGGAGCGGGCCCGCCTGGAAGCGCTGCGGGACAGCCTGGGCCTTGACGGGCACGTGGTGCTCACGGGGTTCCGCCAGGACGTGGCGGCCTTTTTCCGGGCAGCGGACATTTTCGCCATGCCCTCGGATTTCGAAGGCTTTCCCATCGCCCAGATGGAAGCCCTGTACTGCGGCCTGCCGTGCGTGGTCTCGCGCCACGTTCCCTCGCTGGAGGTGGCGGCCGAAGCCTCGCTGGTATGCGAAACCGAACCCGGCGACATCGCGGCCAAACTGCTTTCCATCCTGCGCGACGACGCCTTGCGGGCACGGCTTTCCGAAGCCGCGCACCGGGTGATCGAACCGCTCACCATGCCGCGCTACGCGGAGCGCCTGCTGGCCTTCTATGCCGACCTGCTGGCCGGAAGCATCCGCTGA
- a CDS encoding VTC domain-containing protein: MSNEIKYTFAPAFARAVVDLLGAVCRPDPAFPAADVFSLYYDTPERDLLEEKRNSDYLKTKIRCRWYGAVRGSVMERAVFLEAKRKEGAARDKARVLLPLDGATLWNTPLTDPALCRLPEHLAEAGIPFPRPIFPMFILRYTRHRFIDPATGARIAVDTGIHVPRTNPAFIARHNPTPLPVAVLEVKGGLREMPRSLHAVSTFHFRRETFSKYLACHDMLFCSTGVPGGYTCFAPAGPPPGQA, from the coding sequence GTGAGCAACGAGATAAAATACACCTTCGCCCCGGCCTTCGCCCGTGCGGTCGTGGACCTTCTGGGCGCGGTGTGCCGTCCCGACCCCGCGTTTCCGGCGGCGGATGTCTTTTCGCTTTACTACGACACGCCCGAACGGGACCTGCTGGAAGAAAAGCGCAACAGCGACTACCTGAAGACCAAGATACGCTGCCGCTGGTATGGCGCCGTGCGGGGCTCGGTCATGGAGCGCGCCGTGTTTCTTGAGGCCAAGCGCAAGGAAGGCGCCGCGCGCGACAAGGCCCGCGTGCTGCTCCCTCTGGACGGGGCCACCCTGTGGAACACCCCACTGACGGATCCCGCGCTGTGCCGCCTGCCCGAGCATCTGGCCGAAGCGGGCATTCCCTTTCCCCGCCCCATCTTTCCCATGTTCATCCTGCGCTACACCCGCCACCGCTTCATCGATCCGGCAACCGGGGCACGCATCGCCGTGGACACGGGCATTCACGTCCCCCGCACCAACCCGGCCTTCATTGCCCGGCACAATCCCACGCCCCTGCCCGTGGCCGTGCTGGAGGTAAAGGGCGGCCTGCGCGAAATGCCGCGTTCGCTGCATGCCGTGAGCACCTTCCACTTCCGGCGGGAAACATTTTCCAAGTACCTCGCATGCCACGACATGCTGTTCTGCTCCACCGGCGTGCCTGGCGGATACACCTGTTTCGCGCCTGCCGGGCCGCCCCCCGGCCAGGCCTGA
- a CDS encoding glycosyltransferase family 4 protein: MRILLVTSSSTRSGGARQALYLAEGLIGRGHQVTFFTPSGSTLRTLSDTMPWADLPESPGRWKDALEAAMPAPGHGPCIVQAFHNKAVKRLAWHGLFWRRRGVVCVGYRGVVYRPGNPLTYWSPGLDAFVANSHACAKVLRGMGVGARRLAVIHNGIPAARLVSRRGADAVRAELDLPADATLLGCVAGDKDVKGVAPLLRAFALACEQGRAADASGTPHLVVVGVTPGRWQPLCAELGITDRVRLVEHSNCVADYLQLLDAFVLPSLSESMPNTLLEAICSGLPVIASQVGGVPELVRGNGLLVPPGDVPALADALATAMGDAQLRATWAEASRAIAPDFSTEARITRFEALYRTLLQRRGLSDV; this comes from the coding sequence ATGCGCATACTTCTCGTCACCTCGTCTTCCACCCGCAGTGGCGGCGCCCGCCAGGCCCTGTACCTTGCCGAAGGGCTGATCGGACGCGGCCATCAGGTTACCTTCTTCACCCCGTCCGGTTCAACGCTGCGCACCCTGTCGGACACCATGCCCTGGGCCGACCTGCCCGAATCGCCCGGCAGGTGGAAGGACGCGCTGGAGGCGGCCATGCCCGCGCCGGGCCACGGCCCCTGCATCGTGCAGGCCTTCCACAACAAGGCGGTGAAGCGCCTGGCCTGGCACGGGCTGTTCTGGCGGCGGCGCGGCGTGGTCTGCGTGGGCTACCGGGGGGTGGTCTACCGCCCCGGCAACCCGCTGACCTACTGGTCGCCGGGGCTGGACGCCTTTGTGGCCAATTCGCACGCCTGCGCCAAGGTGCTGCGCGGCATGGGCGTGGGTGCACGGCGCCTTGCGGTCATCCACAACGGCATTCCTGCCGCGCGGCTCGTTTCGCGTCGCGGGGCGGACGCCGTGCGCGCGGAACTGGACCTGCCCGCAGACGCCACACTGCTGGGCTGCGTGGCCGGAGACAAGGACGTGAAGGGCGTAGCCCCGCTGCTGCGAGCCTTTGCGCTGGCATGCGAGCAGGGCCGGGCGGCGGACGCCAGCGGCACCCCGCATCTGGTCGTGGTGGGGGTCACTCCCGGCCGATGGCAACCGCTGTGCGCAGAACTGGGCATCACGGACCGCGTCCGGCTGGTGGAGCACAGCAACTGCGTGGCCGACTACCTGCAACTGCTCGACGCCTTCGTGCTGCCCTCACTGTCCGAATCCATGCCCAACACCCTGCTGGAGGCCATCTGCTCCGGCCTGCCGGTCATCGCCTCGCAGGTGGGCGGCGTGCCCGAACTGGTGCGGGGCAACGGCCTGCTGGTGCCCCCCGGCGATGTGCCCGCGCTGGCAGATGCACTGGCTACGGCCATGGGCGATGCCCAGTTGCGCGCCACCTGGGCCGAGGCCAGCCGCGCCATCGCGCCGGACTTTTCCACGGAGGCGCGCATCACCCGTTTCGAGGCGCTGTACCGCACGCTGCTGCAACGCCGTGGACTGTCCGATGTCTGA
- a CDS encoding glycosyltransferase, whose protein sequence is MNIAFVNSTRKWGGVKTWILDFAERLSAYGHDVRVYGRQQDFVDEARRRMGHGEAANFGFDLNPASIAWFHRQFSKHRTDVVILNIGKDLATAGVAARLLNIPVIQQIGLPGDIPHRLKTRLLHAWIAPKFLCSCQYIADGFLTSLPYLRAEDLHVVLTAKRVATGPLSVSTPRRLVATQQLNPDKGHETLLRALASLDIPFELDVAGTGSHEPHLKELAASLGIAERIRWHGFTTRVPELLERADVFLLASLSEGLPNTLQEALAQGLLPVARDVGGVREVYTPELTPWLLPYAAGPAEFADMLRKALTLPDEQLLEMKRAARRACAAHCELDAKAHELEAWLAGLIKRTS, encoded by the coding sequence ATGAACATCGCTTTCGTCAACAGCACCCGCAAATGGGGCGGGGTGAAGACCTGGATCCTCGATTTCGCCGAGCGCCTGTCCGCCTACGGGCATGACGTGCGCGTCTACGGACGGCAGCAGGACTTCGTGGACGAGGCCAGACGACGCATGGGGCATGGCGAGGCCGCAAACTTCGGCTTCGACCTCAATCCGGCCTCCATCGCCTGGTTCCACCGCCAATTCAGCAAACATCGCACCGACGTGGTGATCCTCAACATCGGCAAGGACCTTGCCACCGCCGGGGTTGCCGCCCGGCTGCTGAACATTCCCGTGATCCAGCAGATCGGCCTGCCCGGCGACATCCCCCACCGCCTCAAGACGCGCCTGCTGCACGCCTGGATCGCCCCGAAGTTCCTCTGCTCGTGCCAGTACATAGCCGACGGGTTCCTGACCAGCCTGCCGTACCTGAGGGCAGAGGACCTGCACGTGGTGCTCACCGCCAAGCGGGTGGCCACCGGCCCCCTGTCCGTCTCCACGCCCCGGCGGCTGGTGGCCACCCAGCAGCTGAATCCCGACAAGGGGCACGAAACGCTGCTGCGCGCCCTGGCCAGCCTGGACATTCCTTTCGAACTGGATGTGGCGGGCACCGGCTCGCACGAACCCCACCTGAAGGAGCTTGCCGCCTCGCTGGGCATTGCCGAGCGCATCCGGTGGCACGGCTTCACCACCAGGGTGCCGGAACTGCTGGAACGCGCCGACGTGTTCCTGCTGGCCTCGCTCAGCGAAGGACTGCCCAATACCCTGCAAGAGGCACTGGCCCAGGGGCTGCTGCCCGTGGCCCGCGACGTGGGCGGCGTGCGCGAGGTGTACACACCGGAGCTGACCCCCTGGCTGCTGCCCTATGCCGCCGGACCGGCGGAATTCGCGGACATGTTGCGCAAGGCGCTGACCCTGCCGGATGAGCAATTGCTGGAAATGAAGCGCGCCGCACGCCGGGCCTGCGCCGCCCACTGCGAGCTTGACGCCAAGGCCCACGAACTGGAAGCATGGTTGGCCGGACTGATCAAGCGGACCAGTTGA
- a CDS encoding O-antigen ligase family protein, protein MTDIRHRITTAAATFRSASAPQKAEWARTALFWLFWLSIVTFPLGQAFRETGPILSLAALLAYHYWGYRQSTLRRFPLKWLFVVFYGLICVKTALSLDPRQSLVYVLPNVWKGFALPFVAMECARDMRDMRRLVWAFAIVCVYEGLDGIYQQLTGQDLINGTAVIFGRLTGSMSTYRVGDYMALVLIPALGLWAMQPQTRSAWRRAAVTALILAPGVHLLIFAQARSGYLGVAAALFLLWYLFTRPKPVYLLVPAGIGILAMLFGPQRITLETAMRDGRIELWRMAWEVIQARPLTGWGMGMFGPAFKALELQPVINSPHIQHPHSVYIQFLVDTGAVGFAIAMTFLLGMLAWGLRRVHRNVPRSGAPYDMWTMAAFFLAGWLCYLVEALFAHDFLRTWWMAVSMGHLGVMIGTVINAETNTDTSLASPVETSIHETRNNS, encoded by the coding sequence ATGACAGACATCCGCCATCGTATCACCACCGCAGCCGCAACATTCCGTTCCGCATCCGCCCCGCAGAAGGCGGAATGGGCACGCACGGCCCTCTTCTGGCTGTTCTGGCTGTCCATCGTCACCTTTCCGCTGGGGCAGGCATTCCGCGAGACCGGCCCCATCCTCAGCCTGGCCGCCCTGCTCGCCTATCATTACTGGGGGTATCGACAGTCCACCCTGCGCCGTTTTCCGCTCAAGTGGCTGTTCGTGGTCTTCTACGGGCTCATCTGCGTGAAGACGGCCCTGTCGCTGGACCCGCGCCAGAGCCTTGTCTACGTGCTGCCCAACGTCTGGAAGGGGTTCGCCCTGCCCTTCGTGGCCATGGAATGCGCGCGGGACATGCGCGACATGCGCCGCCTGGTCTGGGCTTTTGCCATCGTGTGCGTCTACGAGGGACTGGACGGCATCTATCAGCAGCTTACCGGCCAAGACCTCATCAACGGCACCGCCGTCATATTCGGGCGGCTCACCGGCTCCATGTCCACCTATCGCGTGGGGGACTACATGGCGCTCGTCCTGATACCCGCCCTCGGCCTGTGGGCCATGCAGCCCCAAACCCGTTCCGCATGGCGCAGGGCCGCCGTCACCGCGCTGATACTGGCACCGGGCGTCCACCTTTTGATATTCGCCCAGGCCCGCAGCGGCTACCTGGGGGTTGCCGCCGCCCTGTTCCTGCTGTGGTACCTGTTCACGCGCCCGAAGCCCGTATATTTGCTGGTGCCCGCAGGCATCGGTATTCTGGCCATGTTGTTCGGCCCGCAGCGCATCACCCTGGAAACCGCCATGCGCGATGGCCGCATCGAGCTGTGGCGCATGGCCTGGGAAGTCATCCAGGCCCGCCCCCTGACCGGATGGGGCATGGGCATGTTCGGCCCGGCGTTCAAGGCGTTGGAGCTGCAACCGGTCATCAATTCGCCGCACATCCAGCACCCGCACTCGGTGTACATCCAGTTTCTGGTGGACACCGGCGCGGTGGGCTTCGCCATCGCCATGACCTTCCTGTTGGGCATGCTGGCCTGGGGGCTGCGGCGGGTACACCGCAACGTTCCGCGTTCCGGCGCGCCGTACGACATGTGGACCATGGCCGCGTTCTTCCTGGCCGGGTGGCTGTGCTACCTGGTCGAGGCGCTGTTCGCGCACGACTTTCTGCGTACGTGGTGGATGGCCGTATCCATGGGGCATCTGGGCGTGATGATCGGCACCGTCATCAACGCCGAAACCAATACCGACACCTCCCTTGCCTCACCCGTGGAAACCTCCATCCACGAAACCCGGAACAATTCATGA
- a CDS encoding aminotransferase class I/II-fold pyridoxal phosphate-dependent enzyme, which produces MSDAGPPPHAAPALRPAVPRDSAPEQGTHGGEIYRVARELGMEPECITDHSSNGFAHVRELTRTLVEALPHPFEHYPDSSSTALREDLAAHEGFAPDNIMVGNGSSELIWLILRVLRPRRVTLLGPTFSEYARACEAHAIPWRVLHADPACALDAPPPDFRAAVTTDTDDELVVLCSPGNPCPVTAPDLPALVAALFRSGFRTVLADLTYRDFLWDTPEHAAHRHVALAPACPPSSAGGTLLCLHSFTKFFHCTGIRLGYLTGPENRLDLLQSRRPPWMVSPFAEAMGRRFLHALPDYRAHLGTLRADRAALLDGLRRSGVFAPRTIGAGPSFATCRLNGELLRSGITAEAVRRELLRHGMLIRSCDNIPGMPPGYLRMQVRRHSDNERLVQHITASTSSLRAATQESP; this is translated from the coding sequence ATGTCTGATGCCGGACCGCCCCCCCATGCCGCGCCCGCACTGCGGCCCGCCGTGCCTCGTGATTCCGCTCCGGAGCAGGGCACGCACGGCGGCGAAATCTACCGCGTGGCCCGCGAACTGGGCATGGAGCCGGAGTGCATCACGGATCACAGCAGTAACGGCTTCGCCCATGTGCGCGAACTGACCCGCACCCTGGTCGAGGCGCTGCCCCACCCCTTCGAGCACTACCCGGACAGCTCCAGCACCGCCCTGCGCGAGGACCTGGCCGCCCACGAGGGGTTTGCCCCCGACAACATCATGGTGGGCAACGGCTCGTCCGAACTCATCTGGCTGATCCTGCGCGTGCTGCGCCCCCGCCGGGTCACACTGCTGGGGCCCACCTTTTCCGAATACGCCCGCGCCTGCGAGGCCCACGCCATACCGTGGCGGGTGCTGCACGCCGACCCCGCATGCGCGCTGGACGCCCCCCCGCCGGACTTCCGGGCCGCGGTCACAACCGATACGGACGACGAACTTGTGGTGCTCTGTTCGCCGGGCAACCCCTGCCCGGTTACCGCGCCCGACCTGCCCGCCCTGGTGGCCGCCCTGTTCCGCTCCGGCTTCCGCACCGTGCTGGCCGACCTGACCTACCGCGATTTCCTGTGGGATACGCCGGAACATGCCGCCCACCGCCACGTGGCCCTTGCCCCGGCGTGTCCGCCCTCCTCGGCAGGCGGCACGCTGCTGTGCCTGCACAGCTTCACCAAGTTCTTCCATTGCACGGGGATACGCCTGGGCTATCTGACTGGCCCGGAAAACCGGCTTGACCTCTTGCAGTCCCGGCGTCCGCCGTGGATGGTGTCCCCGTTTGCCGAGGCCATGGGCAGGCGCTTTCTGCACGCCCTGCCGGATTACCGGGCGCACCTTGGCACCTTGCGCGCCGACCGCGCCGCGCTGCTCGACGGGCTGCGCCGGTCGGGCGTCTTCGCCCCCCGCACGATCGGTGCCGGACCCAGCTTCGCAACCTGCCGCCTGAATGGAGAGTTGCTGCGCAGCGGCATCACGGCGGAAGCGGTGCGCCGCGAACTGTTGCGCCACGGCATGCTGATACGGTCCTGCGACAACATCCCCGGCATGCCCCCAGGCTACCTGAGAATGCAGGTGCGCCGCCACAGTGATAACGAACGGCTCGTGCAGCACATCACCGCATCGACCTCATCACTGCGGGCAGCGACGCAAGAGAGTCCATAG
- a CDS encoding DUF4956 domain-containing protein gives MVESLFDVLGSSYQALVSVTGFGSKQAADIGAGTFLLALIISLLTSQYTALLYSRFYESRGTGSLVHRSFLLLGPSITAIFICVQFSLPLSLGLLGALSIIRFRTPIKEPEEVGFIMVNIATAICCATLNIVILALFLGVITAGLVVVHSFRRGRVARRSGTAVIAYPATEREADAALLPALRDSLPELTVASISGDGERRTIIATFARSDETLVQRLTTLASGLAPSAEINVYFDHAAQ, from the coding sequence ATGGTTGAATCACTCTTCGACGTTCTCGGCAGTTCCTACCAGGCGCTGGTTTCCGTCACCGGCTTCGGCTCCAAGCAGGCGGCGGACATCGGCGCGGGCACCTTCCTGCTGGCCCTGATCATCTCCCTGCTCACCTCGCAGTACACCGCGCTGCTGTATTCGCGGTTCTACGAAAGCCGGGGCACGGGCAGCCTGGTGCACCGCAGCTTCCTGCTGCTGGGGCCGTCCATCACCGCCATCTTCATCTGCGTGCAGTTCTCGCTGCCGCTGTCGCTGGGCCTGCTGGGCGCCCTGTCCATCATCCGCTTCCGTACCCCCATCAAGGAACCGGAAGAGGTGGGCTTCATCATGGTCAACATCGCCACGGCCATCTGCTGCGCCACCCTGAACATCGTCATCCTGGCGCTGTTCCTGGGCGTGATCACCGCCGGGCTGGTGGTGGTGCACAGCTTCCGGCGCGGCCGGGTGGCCCGGCGCAGCGGCACGGCGGTCATCGCCTATCCGGCCACGGAGCGCGAGGCCGACGCGGCCCTGCTGCCCGCCCTGCGCGACAGCCTGCCGGAACTGACCGTGGCCAGCATTTCGGGCGACGGCGAACGGCGCACCATCATCGCCACCTTCGCCCGGTCCGACGAAACCCTGGTGCAGCGCCTGACCACGCTGGCCAGCGGGCTTGCCCCCAGCGCCGAAATCAATGTCTATTTCGACCACGCGGCCCAGTAG